Proteins encoded together in one Triticum dicoccoides isolate Atlit2015 ecotype Zavitan chromosome 7B, WEW_v2.0, whole genome shotgun sequence window:
- the LOC119335451 gene encoding uncharacterized protein LOC119335451, giving the protein MPSGGRRLPPWTSPRGAAEAVPQRRSPCTPAGSGNHVTPPLSAGCCSYRVTPPVSGGGCSRPPRAPPAVDSPYLRAKQAQLIEKDPNKAVPLFWAAINSGERIESALKDMATVLKQANRAEEAIEAIRSFRDRCPNEAQESLDNILLDLYKKCGRTKEQIEMLTVKLRMVDEDLASGRWKAKLSKSHGRVVYLSLRDEKARLLGNLAWAYMQSENYEEAEMLYRQALAMEADYNKECNLAICLMKMGKVAEAKYLLQPIPYNCKDENHLRSFARATEMLRELESQTLPSPITQMKSKDSQILLAADVESLEYLHPQIFSSSSTQLNYEELQASVSVHTEKREDCNSQVLPSPVTQLKRKGPQIMVATDEEKNGQSLQEYQYLSRLFNDAATPQSQLEKLRKRLVRKDRPNISTKNQVQTPSSAECLPNPNGTMDASENAVQEGLVDGGRKAWADMVEEDEQQLGDGKNTSAQGESSKDASEQRDKTSSSSQGSSSLKTPVAGVPRQSSSAGSWRRNDSRMSTDENVNRSFARTAPAWKQQKVQDHSNRVCQMLNTMHLNEKAQGTKQTPWRSSAAQRSLFHSHVPFGDNGHSQGANHTEATNRWPKNAASTRPWRPQNRLRVFQEITNEMKQNVA; this is encoded by the exons ATGCCGAGCGGGGGTAGGCGGCTGCCGCCGTGGACGTCGCCGAGGGGCGCGGCGGAGGCGGTACCGCAGAGGCGGAGCCCCTGCACCCCCGCCGGTTCCGGGAACCACGTCACTCCGCCCTTGAGCGCCGGCTGCTGCTCGTACCGCGTCACCCCGCCCGTGAGCGGCGGCGGGTGTTCCCGGCCGCCAAGGGCGCCGCCGGCGGTCGATTCCCCGTACCTGAGAGCGAAGCAGGCGCAG TTAATTGAAAAGGATCCAAACAAGGCAGTTCCATTGTTCTGGGCAGCTATTAACAGCGGTGAACGAATTGAGAGTGCACTGAAGGATATGGCTACTGTACTGAAACAAGCAAATCGGGCTGAAGAAGCCATTGAAGCGATAAGATCCTTCCGTGACCGTTGTCCAAATGAAGCTCAGGAGTCTCTTGACAATATTCTTCTTGACCTATACAAG AAATGCGGTAGGACAAAAGAACAGATTGAAATGCTGACAGTGAAGCTGAGAATGGTTGACGAGGATCTAGCTTCTGGCCGGTGGAAAGCAAAGCTGTCTAAATCTCATGGAAGAGTAGTCTATCTCTCTCTGAGGGATGAAAAGGCAAG GTTGTTGGGTAACCTTGCCTGGGCCTATATGCAGTCTGAAAACTACGAGGAGGCTGaaatgctctacag GCAAGCTCTTGCTATGGAAGCTGATTATAACAAAGAGTGTAATTTGGCCATCTGCTTGATGAAGATGGGAAAGGTAGCTGAAGCTAAATACCTTCTGCAACCTATACCTTACAACTGCAAAGATGAAAACCATTTGAGATCTTTTGCACGGGCTACTGAAATGCTTAGGGAACTTGAGTCACAAACACTCCCTTCTCCCATAACACAGATGAAGTCTAAAGATTCACAGATTTTACTTGCTGCTGATGTGGAGAGTCTTGAATATCTACATCCACAAATATTCTCTAGTTCTTCAACTCAACTGAATTATGAAGAACTGCAAGCTTCAGTTTCAGTGCATACAGAGAAGCGTGAGGATTGCAACTCACAAGTGCTTCCATCTCCGGTAACTCAGTTGAAGCGTAAAGGACCACAAATTATGGTTGCTACTGATGAAGAGAAGAATGGACAAAGTCTGCAGGAGTACCAATATCTTTCAAGACTGTTCAATGATGCTGCCACACCACAGTCTCAACTTGAGAAACTACGAAAGCGGCTGGTAAGAAAGGACAGACCAAATATCAGCACAAAGAATCAAGTTCAAACTCCTAGCTCAGCTGAATGCCTGCCAAACCCTAATGGTACCATGGATGCTAGTGAGAACGCTGTGCAAGAGGGGTTGGTTGATGGTGGTCGAAAAGCGTGGGCTGACATGGTTGAGGAGGATGAACAGCAGCTGGGCGATGGCAAGAACACTAGCGCGCAAGGTGAGAGCAGCAAGGATGCAAGTGAGCAGAGGGACAAAACATCATCATCTTCTCAAGGAAGCAGCAGCCTCAAAACCCCGGTCGCGGGTGTTCCGCGACAAAGTTCATCTGCAGGTTCATGGAGACGTAACGACTCCAGAATGTCGACAGATGAGAACGTGAACCGGAGTTTTGCGAGGACAGCTCCAGCATGGAAGCAGCAGAAGGTTCAAGATCACAGCAATCGAGTCTGCCAAATGCTCAACACGATGCATCTCAATGAGAAAGCTCAAGGCACCAAGCAAACACCATGGAGAAGCAGTGCAGCTCAGCGTTCACTTTTCCACAGTCATGTACCATTCGGTGACAATGGACACTCTCAGGGTGCCAATCACACCGAGGCCACTAACCGGTGGCCGAAGAACGCGGCGAGCACAAGACCATGGAGGCCACAGAACCGCTTGCGGGTCTTCCAGGAAATAACAAATGAGATGAAGCAAAATGTTGCATAG